In a genomic window of Roseiflexus castenholzii DSM 13941:
- a CDS encoding class I SAM-dependent rRNA methyltransferase — MAIVILHPGKERPVVQRHPWVFSGAIARIQGRFPDRGEVVDVQAASGEWLARGCWSDGSQIRVRLFTWNPDEPIDDALIRRRIERAIDGRRRLGMLTDDGACRLVYAESDGIPGLIVDYYAGFLVVQLLTQAMALRRAAITRVLAETLVPRGIYERSESDVREKEGLPPASGVLWGETPPDCVHVRLPGDLWHAVDLRTGQKTGAYLDQAFNRWRVAMHCTGAEMLDCFCYAGGFTIAAARAGARHAIALDTSESALEMLRAGLALNAIATPVETVAADVFQMLRRYRDEQRRFDVVVLDPPKFAHTQAQVERATRGYKDINVLAMQLLRPCGILATFSCSGLVSSDLFQKIVFGAALDARREAQIIERLTQSPDHPVLLTFPEGAYLKGLICRVW; from the coding sequence ATGGCAATCGTCATATTGCATCCCGGTAAAGAACGACCTGTGGTTCAACGGCACCCATGGGTGTTTTCTGGAGCGATTGCGCGCATTCAGGGTCGGTTCCCCGATCGCGGCGAGGTGGTCGATGTGCAGGCGGCCAGCGGCGAGTGGCTGGCGCGCGGTTGCTGGAGTGACGGATCGCAGATCCGCGTTCGCCTGTTCACGTGGAATCCGGATGAGCCGATTGATGACGCACTGATCCGGCGCCGTATCGAGCGCGCCATTGACGGTCGTCGCAGACTGGGCATGCTCACCGACGATGGGGCGTGTCGCCTGGTCTATGCCGAATCCGACGGTATTCCCGGCCTGATCGTCGATTACTACGCCGGGTTTTTGGTGGTGCAACTGCTGACTCAGGCGATGGCGCTGCGCCGTGCGGCGATCACGCGCGTGCTGGCGGAGACGCTTGTGCCGCGCGGCATCTACGAGCGGAGCGAATCTGACGTTCGTGAGAAGGAAGGGTTGCCGCCAGCGTCGGGCGTACTGTGGGGCGAAACGCCGCCCGATTGTGTGCATGTGCGGTTGCCCGGCGATCTCTGGCACGCGGTCGATCTCCGCACCGGTCAAAAAACCGGCGCTTACCTCGACCAAGCGTTCAATCGGTGGCGGGTCGCCATGCATTGCACCGGCGCAGAGATGCTGGACTGCTTCTGCTACGCTGGCGGCTTTACCATTGCGGCAGCGCGTGCTGGCGCTCGTCACGCAATTGCTCTCGATACCAGCGAGTCCGCGCTTGAGATGCTCCGCGCTGGGCTTGCCCTCAACGCCATTGCTACCCCGGTCGAAACGGTTGCGGCGGATGTGTTTCAGATGTTACGGCGTTACCGCGATGAACAACGCCGCTTTGACGTCGTTGTGCTCGACCCGCCCAAATTTGCCCATACGCAGGCGCAGGTCGAACGGGCAACCCGTGGGTATAAGGACATCAATGTGCTGGCAATGCAGTTGCTGCGCCCCTGCGGGATTCTGGCGACGTTCTCCTGCTCCGGTCTGGTGTCGAGCGATCTGTTTCAGAAGATTGTCTTTGGTGCTGCGCTCGATGCGCGCCGTGAAGCGCAGATCATCGAGCGGTTAACGCAAAGCCCCGATCATCCGGTGTTGCTGACATTTCCCGAAGGAGCATATCTGAAAGGTCTGATCTGTCGTGTCTGGTAG
- a CDS encoding D-lyxose/D-mannose family sugar isomerase, whose amino-acid sequence MKRSTINAILRAADTFIRERGFCLPPFAYWTPDEWRARGPECAEIVDNRLGWDVTDFGTGDFVRTGLTLFTLRNGNPRDPAKKPYAEKILIVEDGQVTPLHFHWRKTEDIINRSGATLVVQLYASTPDEQIDASQSIDISLDGVRRTVAAGSVVRLRPGESITLPPRLYHAFWGEGGRVLVGEVSSLNDDAADNRFLQPIGRFPHIDEDEPPLYLLCTDYERFYVVS is encoded by the coding sequence ATGAAACGCTCGACCATCAACGCCATTCTGCGCGCCGCCGATACGTTCATCCGCGAACGCGGGTTCTGTCTGCCGCCATTTGCGTATTGGACGCCGGACGAGTGGCGTGCGCGCGGACCCGAATGTGCCGAGATCGTCGATAACCGTCTCGGTTGGGATGTCACCGATTTTGGAACCGGCGACTTTGTGCGCACGGGACTGACCCTGTTTACCCTCCGCAATGGCAACCCCCGCGATCCTGCGAAGAAACCGTATGCCGAAAAGATTCTGATCGTCGAAGATGGACAGGTGACCCCGCTCCATTTCCACTGGCGCAAAACCGAAGACATCATCAATCGTAGTGGCGCTACGCTCGTTGTTCAACTTTACGCTTCCACCCCCGATGAACAGATCGATGCATCGCAGTCTATCGACATTTCCCTCGATGGCGTTCGTCGCACCGTCGCTGCGGGCAGTGTTGTGCGGCTTCGACCCGGTGAGAGTATCACGCTCCCGCCACGACTATACCACGCCTTCTGGGGCGAAGGAGGGCGCGTGCTGGTTGGCGAGGTGTCGTCGCTCAACGACGATGCTGCCGATAATCGCTTTCTGCAACCGATCGGACGGTTTCCGCACATCGATGAGGACGAGCCGCCACTCTATCTGCTCTGCACCGATTATGAGCGCTTCTATGTGGTGTCTTGA
- a CDS encoding formylglycine-generating enzyme family protein — protein sequence MNPADVSDLLPDFVFVPSQPFIMGTPEHELGALAKVFGGTRESYREEAPQHTLTLKPFAIARVPVTNALYAAYVADAEARPPLVWRGAAPPDNLRDYPVVDVSWKEAQQFCRWLSETTATPYRLPTEAEWEYAARGSDGRRFPWGDGWDPARANTRDGGNSGIMPVGMKPSGASPFGCLDMAGNIWEWTVSLDAAYPYRPDDGREDLDAPGRRILRGGSFANPRSFARCACRLRLDPTVCNEFLGFRLAFSVM from the coding sequence ATGAATCCCGCCGACGTTTCCGACCTTTTGCCGGATTTCGTCTTTGTGCCGTCACAACCATTCATTATGGGGACGCCAGAACACGAACTTGGCGCGCTGGCGAAAGTCTTTGGCGGCACACGTGAATCGTACCGCGAAGAGGCGCCACAGCATACGCTGACCCTGAAGCCGTTCGCCATCGCGCGCGTACCGGTGACCAATGCGCTGTACGCTGCGTATGTCGCCGACGCCGAAGCCCGTCCACCGCTCGTCTGGCGTGGCGCAGCGCCTCCCGACAACCTGCGCGATTACCCGGTGGTCGATGTGAGTTGGAAGGAAGCGCAGCAGTTTTGTCGCTGGCTGAGCGAAACGACTGCGACGCCATATCGGTTGCCGACGGAGGCTGAATGGGAGTATGCCGCCCGTGGCAGCGACGGACGGCGTTTTCCCTGGGGCGATGGCTGGGACCCGGCGCGCGCCAATACGCGCGATGGCGGAAACAGCGGCATAATGCCGGTTGGGATGAAGCCCTCCGGCGCAAGCCCGTTCGGTTGTCTCGATATGGCAGGCAATATCTGGGAATGGACGGTATCGCTCGATGCGGCGTATCCCTATCGACCCGACGATGGGCGCGAAGATCTCGACGCCCCTGGCAGGCGTATCCTGCGCGGCGGTTCGTTTGCCAACCCGCGCAGTTTTGCCCGCTGTGCCTGTCGCCTTCGCCTCGATCCAACCGTTTGTAACGAGTTTCTTGGTTTCCGACTGGCATTTAGTGTGATGTGA
- a CDS encoding AAA family ATPase — protein MIPRTLTLQNFMCYREGLPPLVLDGISIACLAGDNGAGKSALLDAITWALWGEARLKSDDDLVALGATEMMVDLEFTLDGQDYRVIRRRIRGKRGGQSQLDFQVRDENGWRSLTPGGIRETQQLIIRTLRMDYEVFANSAYLRQGHADEFTRKEPAKRKQVLADILGLSVYEDLESRAKERARAIEGQIRGLEGQIGELRRQAERRDVLVGFVRDAEQRVADARQRITEAEQAFQAAVAKVQELETVRTIRDNRQEQIHQRRAERDAQKQWLDRQMDIRERAEGWIARRAEIEEGIRALRAAEAERDRLAALRDEYDRLQQRRATLVQALAEAEHALRADLRVAETQVQTMRERAARRPKLVAERERLAAQLTDQTPMIEALSAARTRRTDLTDRLRRVNELLRRRTELEGDIKLKHDSLVATREEQKRILRTLADQLKHETRWRAELAEALAERTRINEEKDCLEILRNDERVLAEQVGGIRAECETVRRQGEQINEKLRLLGPDVTVCPLCKSELGHDGIVHIQAEYERERQALRQWYAAAKRDADQLEAQLKRLRNDIRAAENRIAALPDLQGRIARLESDLARCDTLRQQQIEAQRLHDDVAMRLMKNDYELAAREELKRIDAEMTALGAIETLEREIGALDRQVAALENRSREQATLQAQVDALHREIRQIDDDDPALHEQEQIVAELSRRLAQNDFAHDERAALATLDEQIAALGYSRERYDQAKAEAQALTRWEEDLTRLQHAEEWIAENDDDIARAAERLRQLDAQIASDEAEVQRLDERLRDLAPAARARDAARARLDDLHRELLAFQKDLGEHEANLRRAEEAARGLADAEALRLALLERKSLFDELTLAFGKKGVQAMLIETALPELEREANRLLDRMTDNQLHLTFETQRDTKKGDVVETLEIKIADALGTRVYDAYSGGEAFRLDFAIRIALSKLLARRAGARLETLIIDEGFGSQDARGRERLVEAIISVQHDFRRVLVITHIQELKDMFPVQIEIVKTPHGSVWSLA, from the coding sequence ATGATCCCTCGAACGCTGACACTCCAGAACTTCATGTGCTACCGCGAAGGGTTGCCGCCGCTGGTGCTCGACGGCATCTCGATTGCGTGTCTGGCGGGTGACAATGGCGCCGGCAAATCGGCGCTGCTCGATGCGATCACCTGGGCATTATGGGGTGAAGCGCGTCTGAAGAGCGACGATGATCTGGTAGCGCTTGGCGCCACCGAGATGATGGTGGACCTGGAGTTCACCCTCGATGGGCAGGATTATCGGGTGATCCGCCGCCGTATCCGCGGCAAGCGCGGCGGTCAGAGCCAGCTCGACTTCCAGGTGCGCGATGAGAACGGCTGGCGCTCGCTGACCCCAGGTGGCATTCGTGAAACGCAGCAGTTGATCATCCGCACGCTGCGCATGGATTATGAGGTCTTCGCCAATTCGGCGTATCTCCGCCAGGGACACGCCGATGAGTTCACCCGCAAAGAACCGGCGAAACGGAAGCAGGTGCTGGCGGATATTCTTGGTTTGAGCGTGTATGAGGACCTGGAAAGTCGGGCGAAGGAGCGCGCGCGCGCCATCGAAGGGCAGATCCGCGGTCTCGAAGGTCAGATCGGCGAATTGCGCCGCCAGGCGGAACGACGCGACGTGCTCGTGGGGTTCGTGCGCGACGCTGAACAGCGTGTCGCAGATGCGCGGCAGCGCATCACAGAAGCGGAACAGGCGTTCCAAGCGGCGGTTGCCAAAGTGCAGGAACTCGAAACAGTGCGCACTATCCGCGATAACCGTCAGGAGCAGATTCATCAGCGCCGCGCCGAAAGGGATGCGCAGAAGCAGTGGCTGGATCGGCAGATGGACATCCGGGAACGCGCTGAGGGCTGGATTGCGCGCCGTGCCGAGATTGAGGAAGGCATTCGCGCGCTGCGCGCTGCCGAAGCAGAGCGTGATCGCCTCGCCGCGCTGCGCGATGAGTATGATCGGCTTCAGCAGCGTCGCGCGACCCTCGTGCAGGCGCTTGCCGAAGCCGAACACGCTCTCCGTGCCGATCTGCGCGTTGCTGAGACGCAGGTGCAGACGATGCGCGAACGTGCTGCTCGCCGCCCGAAACTGGTGGCGGAACGGGAGCGCCTGGCGGCACAGTTGACGGATCAGACGCCGATGATAGAGGCGTTGTCGGCTGCGCGCACCCGCCGTACTGACCTGACCGACCGCCTCCGTCGCGTCAATGAGCTGCTGCGCCGCCGCACGGAGCTGGAAGGGGATATCAAACTGAAACACGACTCGCTGGTCGCCACGCGCGAGGAGCAGAAGCGAATTCTGCGCACGCTGGCAGATCAACTGAAACACGAAACGCGCTGGCGCGCCGAACTTGCCGAAGCGCTCGCGGAACGCACCCGGATCAACGAAGAAAAAGACTGCCTTGAAATACTCCGCAACGATGAGCGCGTCCTTGCCGAGCAGGTTGGCGGCATCCGCGCTGAATGCGAGACGGTTCGACGACAGGGTGAGCAGATCAACGAAAAACTACGCTTGCTTGGTCCTGATGTGACGGTGTGCCCGCTCTGCAAGAGCGAACTCGGTCACGACGGCATTGTCCACATCCAGGCGGAATACGAGCGTGAGCGTCAGGCGCTGCGCCAGTGGTATGCCGCTGCCAAACGCGATGCCGATCAGCTCGAAGCGCAGCTCAAACGCCTGCGCAACGACATTCGTGCTGCCGAGAACCGTATTGCTGCGCTTCCCGATCTTCAGGGGCGCATTGCGCGTCTGGAAAGCGACCTTGCCAGATGCGACACACTTCGCCAGCAACAGATCGAGGCGCAGCGCCTGCATGATGATGTGGCGATGCGCCTGATGAAGAACGATTATGAGTTGGCGGCGCGCGAAGAGTTGAAGCGCATCGATGCCGAGATGACGGCGCTTGGCGCCATCGAGACGCTCGAACGTGAAATCGGCGCGCTTGATCGCCAGGTTGCCGCCCTCGAGAATCGCAGCCGCGAACAGGCGACGCTTCAGGCGCAGGTCGATGCGCTGCACCGTGAAATCCGGCAGATCGACGACGACGACCCGGCGTTGCACGAACAGGAGCAGATTGTCGCGGAATTGAGCAGACGCCTGGCGCAGAACGATTTTGCGCACGACGAGCGCGCAGCGCTTGCCACGCTCGACGAGCAGATTGCGGCGTTGGGGTATAGCCGCGAACGGTATGATCAGGCGAAGGCTGAGGCACAGGCGTTGACTCGTTGGGAGGAAGACCTGACGCGCCTGCAACACGCTGAAGAGTGGATTGCCGAGAACGACGATGACATCGCGCGCGCGGCGGAGCGCCTCCGGCAACTTGACGCGCAGATCGCCTCCGACGAAGCCGAGGTGCAACGCCTCGATGAACGCCTGCGCGACCTGGCGCCCGCCGCGCGCGCGCGCGACGCCGCCAGAGCCAGGCTCGACGACCTCCACCGCGAATTGCTGGCGTTCCAGAAGGACCTTGGCGAACACGAGGCGAACCTGCGCCGCGCTGAGGAAGCTGCGCGCGGCCTCGCTGATGCCGAAGCGCTCCGCCTGGCGCTTCTCGAACGGAAAAGTCTGTTCGATGAATTGACCCTGGCGTTTGGCAAAAAGGGCGTTCAGGCGATGCTGATTGAAACCGCTCTTCCCGAACTGGAGCGTGAAGCCAATCGCCTCCTCGACCGGATGACCGATAATCAGTTGCATCTGACGTTCGAGACGCAGCGCGATACGAAGAAGGGCGATGTCGTCGAAACGCTGGAGATCAAAATCGCTGATGCGCTCGGTACGCGCGTCTACGACGCCTATAGCGGTGGTGAAGCGTTCCGTCTCGACTTCGCCATCCGGATCGCGCTCTCGAAACTGCTGGCGCGCCGCGCTGGCGCGCGCCTCGAGACCCTGATCATCGATGAAGGGTTCGGCTCGCAGGACGCGCGCGGACGCGAACGCCTGGTTGAGGCGATCATCTCGGTTCAGCACGACTTTCGCCGTGTGCTGGTGATCACGCACATTCAGGAATTGAAGGATATGTTTCCTGTGCAGATCGAAATTGTCAAAACGCCGCACGGCAGCGTCTGGAGTCTCGCGTGA
- a CDS encoding ATP-grasp domain-containing protein → MNIVFLSPHFPPNWYLFCVRLRNLGANVLGVADEPYELLHPDLRTALTEYYRVSDLHHYDEVLRALGYFTHRYGKIQRVDSLNEYWLETEARLRTDFNIEGPKITDLPGIKRKSEMKRLFTRAQVDVARGILAHSPAQVRAFAVEVGYPLVAKPDVGVGANHTYKITSDAELDAFLSRQPEGFLIEEYVHGVIQTFDGLADRDGEPVFFTSMQYSNGVLEVVNNDDDIYYLTERDIPPDLEQAGRRILKIFNVRERFFHFEFFRTPKGRLVALEVNMRPPGGLSIDMFNYAGNIDLYNAWANVLINHRVSIPPTRLYHVCYAGRKPFRSYALTHEEVLIRFGDCIVHHQPMHPLFHRAMGAYAYLIRSPDRAEVIAIAQEIQRLSVC, encoded by the coding sequence ATGAACATCGTTTTTCTCTCACCGCACTTCCCGCCGAACTGGTATCTGTTTTGCGTGCGCCTGCGCAATCTGGGCGCGAATGTTCTGGGCGTCGCCGACGAACCGTATGAACTGCTGCACCCGGACCTGCGCACTGCATTGACCGAATACTACCGGGTATCGGATCTGCACCATTACGACGAGGTGTTGCGTGCGCTCGGCTATTTCACGCACCGCTATGGCAAAATCCAGCGGGTCGACTCCCTGAACGAATACTGGCTGGAAACCGAAGCGCGGTTGCGCACCGATTTCAACATCGAAGGACCGAAAATCACCGATCTGCCCGGCATCAAGCGGAAATCGGAAATGAAGCGCCTTTTCACCCGCGCACAGGTGGACGTAGCGCGTGGGATTCTGGCGCATTCACCGGCGCAGGTGCGCGCTTTCGCCGTTGAGGTCGGCTACCCGCTCGTCGCCAAGCCGGACGTTGGCGTCGGCGCGAATCACACGTACAAGATTACGAGCGACGCCGAACTCGATGCCTTCCTGTCGCGCCAGCCTGAGGGGTTTCTCATCGAGGAGTATGTGCATGGCGTCATTCAGACTTTCGATGGACTTGCAGACCGTGATGGCGAACCGGTCTTCTTTACGTCGATGCAGTACAGCAACGGTGTCCTGGAGGTTGTCAACAACGACGACGATATTTACTATCTGACCGAGCGTGACATTCCGCCCGATCTCGAACAGGCAGGGCGGCGCATCCTCAAGATATTCAATGTGCGCGAACGATTCTTTCACTTCGAGTTCTTCCGCACTCCTAAAGGGCGATTGGTGGCGCTCGAAGTCAACATGCGTCCTCCGGGCGGGCTGAGCATCGATATGTTCAACTACGCCGGCAACATTGACCTGTACAATGCATGGGCGAATGTGTTGATCAATCATCGCGTCAGCATCCCGCCGACGCGGCTGTACCACGTCTGTTACGCTGGACGCAAACCGTTCCGTTCCTATGCTTTGACCCACGAAGAGGTGCTGATCCGCTTCGGCGATTGCATCGTCCACCACCAGCCGATGCATCCGCTGTTTCATCGAGCGATGGGTGCGTATGCATATCTGATCAGATCGCCGGATCGCGCGGAAGTAATTGCAATTGCGCAGGAGATTCAGCGGTTGAGCGTGTGTTGA
- a CDS encoding VOC family protein, translating to MSTSQKIVPHLWFDKEAVEAATFYVSSFPGSHLINATTLRDTPSGDCDVVSFELAGYAFQAISAGPFFTPNPSISFIVYLPTSAQVDTLWSRLSDGGETLMPLESYPFSARYGWVQDRFGISWQLTLSEHSSASLTIIPALLFIGDNYGKAEEALHFYTSVFNASKIGEIRRYGPDQAPDREGMILLADFVLEHQSFIMSESAFPHEFGFNGAISFMVNCETQKEIDHYWECLSAAPEAEQCGWLKDRYGVSWQIVPAVMEKMLRHGTPEQIARLTQTFLPMKKFDLDALQSAYATG from the coding sequence GTGTCTACGTCACAAAAAATCGTTCCCCATCTCTGGTTCGACAAAGAAGCCGTCGAAGCAGCGACATTCTACGTCTCGTCCTTTCCCGGCTCGCACTTGATCAACGCCACGACACTCCGCGACACGCCATCGGGCGATTGCGATGTCGTTTCGTTCGAACTGGCAGGTTATGCGTTCCAAGCGATCAGCGCAGGACCCTTCTTTACTCCCAATCCGTCCATTTCATTCATTGTTTATCTCCCCACTTCCGCACAGGTCGATACATTGTGGAGTCGGCTTTCGGATGGCGGGGAAACCCTGATGCCGCTTGAATCCTACCCGTTCAGCGCCCGCTACGGATGGGTGCAGGACAGATTCGGCATTTCGTGGCAACTGACGCTATCTGAACATTCGTCAGCTTCGCTGACGATCATTCCCGCTTTGCTGTTTATTGGCGACAACTACGGCAAAGCAGAAGAGGCGTTGCATTTCTACACGTCGGTGTTCAACGCCTCGAAGATTGGTGAGATTCGTCGCTATGGACCGGATCAGGCGCCGGATCGGGAAGGAATGATCCTGCTCGCCGATTTCGTGCTGGAACATCAATCTTTTATCATGAGCGAAAGCGCATTTCCGCACGAATTTGGCTTCAACGGAGCCATTTCTTTCATGGTCAACTGCGAAACCCAGAAAGAAATCGACCACTATTGGGAATGCCTGTCAGCGGCGCCAGAAGCCGAACAGTGCGGCTGGCTGAAGGACAGATATGGCGTCTCGTGGCAGATTGTTCCTGCGGTTATGGAGAAAATGCTGCGTCACGGCACCCCGGAACAGATCGCGCGCCTCACACAGACATTCCTGCCGATGAAGAAATTCGACCTGGATGCTTTGCAAAGCGCATATGCCACTGGATAA